Proteins co-encoded in one Candidatus Pelagibacter sp. RS40 genomic window:
- the rpmF gene encoding 50S ribosomal protein L32, whose amino-acid sequence MAVPKRKTTKSRAGMRRSHIKVSSKNIIEDKKSGEYRLSHHLDLKTGFYKGRQVLDPKE is encoded by the coding sequence ATGGCTGTACCTAAACGTAAAACGACAAAATCTAGAGCTGGTATGAGAAGATCTCATATTAAAGTTTCATCTAAAAATATAATTGAAGATAAAAAATCCGGTGAGTACAGATTATCTCATCACTTAGATTTAAAAACTGGATTTTACAAAGGAAGACAAGTTTTAGATCCTAAAGAGTAG
- a CDS encoding ubiquinol-cytochrome C chaperone family protein, protein MNSEYLNIYNNLIKLTRNKNLYLNLERNDEFSDRLLFLMFHFALFLKKFKSEINKKKSQELFDFFVRQIELSIREIGYGDVSVNKKMKEYVNMFYAILDKIEVTDMSIDENIANFFRKIFNLDKNIKFYANYYKKYNEYLSNNTLNNFTKDIINHNF, encoded by the coding sequence ATGAATTCCGAATATTTAAATATTTACAACAATTTAATTAAATTAACTAGAAATAAAAATCTATACTTAAACCTTGAGAGAAATGATGAATTCTCTGATCGACTATTATTTCTTATGTTTCACTTTGCATTATTCTTGAAAAAATTTAAATCAGAAATTAATAAAAAAAAATCACAAGAATTATTCGATTTTTTTGTAAGACAAATTGAACTTTCTATTAGAGAAATAGGTTATGGTGATGTATCTGTTAATAAAAAAATGAAAGAATACGTAAATATGTTTTATGCTATACTTGATAAAATCGAAGTCACTGATATGTCAATTGACGAAAATATTGCAAATTTTTTCAGAAAAATATTCAATTTAGATAAAAATATTAAGTTTTACGCGAATTATTATAAAAAATATAATGAATACCTTTCAAATAATACTTTAAATAACTTTACAAAAGATATAATAAACCATAATTTTTAA
- the bamE gene encoding outer membrane protein assembly factor BamE domain-containing protein, which yields MRFLLLLIVFFITACSSNKVSKNHGFISLENKLENIVINKSNKNDIIEVIGHPSSISKFNSNKWFYIERKQTNQSLFKLGKKKINKNNILVIEFNNKGLVKNKKLVNLNDMNDLKYVKKITTKEFEQDNTIYNIFSSLREKVNAPARNRTNQD from the coding sequence ATGCGTTTTTTATTATTACTGATTGTTTTTTTTATCACCGCTTGTTCTTCAAATAAAGTATCAAAAAACCACGGTTTTATTTCTCTTGAGAATAAATTAGAAAATATAGTAATTAATAAATCAAATAAAAATGATATAATTGAAGTTATTGGACACCCCTCCTCTATTAGTAAATTCAATTCAAATAAATGGTTCTATATAGAAAGAAAGCAAACAAACCAATCTTTATTTAAGCTGGGTAAAAAAAAAATTAATAAAAATAATATTTTAGTTATTGAATTTAATAACAAAGGCTTAGTAAAAAATAAGAAATTGGTTAATCTCAATGATATGAACGATTTAAAATACGTTAAAAAAATTACTACAAAAGAATTTGAACAAGATAATACTATATATAATATATTTTCAAGCCTGCGGGAGAAAGTTAACGCCCCCGCAAGAAATAGAACTAACCAAGACTAA